The Deinococcota bacterium genome contains a region encoding:
- the raiA gene encoding ribosome-associated translation inhibitor RaiA, giving the protein MNIYKLIGRNVDISDAMRSYAEDKLSKLNRFSDQIIDVKVVMSYAASEGVAEPARVEVQVNVAGGLVRAEESGKDSYAAIDKVVDKLERQLKKFKGRMMSKRSEPAPAFEEAEVAEREPEIVRIKRHVLRPMSPEDAALQMEALGHAFFVFRNAETEDINVLYLRNDGDYGLIEPGA; this is encoded by the coding sequence ATGAACATCTACAAGCTCATCGGACGAAACGTGGACATCTCGGACGCCATGCGCAGCTATGCCGAGGACAAGCTCAGCAAGCTGAACCGCTTTTCCGACCAGATCATCGACGTCAAGGTGGTCATGTCCTACGCCGCCAGCGAGGGCGTGGCCGAGCCCGCTCGCGTCGAGGTGCAGGTCAATGTGGCAGGCGGCCTGGTCCGCGCCGAGGAGAGCGGCAAGGACTCGTACGCCGCCATCGACAAGGTCGTCGACAAGCTCGAGCGCCAGCTCAAGAAGTTCAAGGGCCGCATGATGAGCAAAAGGAGCGAGCCCGCGCCCGCCTTCGAGGAAGCCGAGGTCGCCGAGCGCGAGCCGGAGATCGTCCGCATCAAGCGCCACGTCCTGCGCCCCATGTCTCCCGAGGACGCGGCCCTGCAGATGGAGGCTCTAGGCCACGCCTTCTTCGTCTTCCGCAACGCCGAAACCGAGGACATCAACGTGCTCTACTTGCGCAACGACGGCGACTACGGCCTCATCGAGCCGGGAGCT